A segment of the Gammaproteobacteria bacterium genome:
GAGCGATGAATTCACCTATACCATCACGGATGCGGATGGAGATACCAGCAGCACGACGTTAACGATCACGATTAATGGTGCCAATGATGGGCCGGTTGCAATCAATGATAACTTTACTGTTGACGAAGATGTCACTCTTCTTGGCAATGTGCTTGCAGATAATGGCAGTGGAATAGACAGTGATGCGGATGGTGATGGCTTAACGGTTAATTCTACACCAGTCAGTGGCCCTGCTAATGGTCTACTAACACTTAATGCTGATGGTACTTTTGAGTATATACCGAATGAAGATTTCAATGGCACTGATAGTTTTACCTATCAAATTACCGATGGTAATGGTGCTACTGATACCGCAACAGTTAACATTAGTATTAATGCAGTAGCTGACGCAGTAGATGATAGTCAGACTACGGATGAGGATATAGCGAGCACTATCAATGTATTAAATAATGATAGCTTCGGCCCGAATGCAATGGTCACAGGTGTCACCAATGGTGCTAATGGTACTGTCACAATAGGCAGTAATGGCGAAGTGACTTATACGCCTAACTCTGATTTTAATGGTAACGATACTTATACTTATACAGTAACAACTGCTGCTGGTAATACAGAGATGGCAACGGTAAATGTGACTGTTAATTCCGTCAATGATCCACCTGTTGCTATTGATGATAGCGCTAACACAAATGAAGATACTGCTGTGACAGTGGCTGTATTACCTAATGACAGTGATGCTGATGGTGATATGCTACAAGTTACTCAGGTCACTGACGGTACTAATGGTGTTGCTATAGTCAACACAAACGGCACTATTACTTACACACCAAATCCTGATTTTAACGGTACAGATACCGTTACTTACACAATTTCTGATGGACAGGGCGGTTTTGATACAGCCACTCTTACCGTTACTATTAATGCAATTAATGATGCGCCGGTAATTGTTTCTGTAGATTCCGCTGTTGTGTCAGAGGAAGGTTTAGCTGCAGGTATAGCAGATGTTGTTGGCAACCCTACAGACAGTACTGATAGTAGTACGTTTACTGGTAGCTATAGTGCTACGGATGTTGACAGTAGCGTACTAACAGCAACATTTACTGATTCAACACCTACTGGTCTTACCTCTGGTGGTCAGGCTGTAACTTTCGCGCTCAGCAATAGTGATCAGACGCTTACAGGTTCTGCCGGTGGTAGCGATGTTATTCGTTTAGACATTGATGACAATGGTGGCTATCAGGTGACATTACTTGGGCCACTGGATCATCCGACCGCTAGTGGTGAGAACCTTTTAGATTTTGACGTTGGTATCAGCGTTAGTGACGGGACAAATTCAACTGATGATGTTATCAACGTTACGGTTGAAGATGACAGTCCTATAAGTGGTAACCTGGATGTGTCTTTGATTATCCCGCCATCAAATACCAATCTTAGTTTTATTATTGATATCTCGGGTAGTACAGGCGGTACGGCTCCAGTAGATGATGGTAATGGTGGTACAGTCAACGTTGAGATTTTGCAGTTAGAGCTGCAAGCTGTGCGTGATGTTATTCAAGCTTACACAAACCTTGGTGAGGTGCGGGTTCAATTTACAGCATTTAGCACCGGGTCAAGCTCACTAGTAACCTGGGTCACTGCTGCAGAAGCGCTGGCGTTAATTGGTGATGGTAGTGCGGCTCAGAGAGATGCGATCTTTACTGTAGGTGGTGGTACTAATTATGATGTAGCCGTAGCCGGGTTTCAGTCTGCTTTTTCAGCTTCTGGTGCACTTGATGACAGTGACCCGACAGTGACTAATGTGTCTTATTTTCTTTCCGACGGTGAGCCGCAGACAGGAGGTGGCTCTGAAGGGACAAATGGTCTGACCGGCGCTGAAATTACTGCCTATACGGATTTTCTGGTAGCGAATGATATAGATGCTTTTGCTGCCGGTTTCGTTGGGGCTAGCCAAGGTCCTCTGGATCCGCTGGCGTATAACGGCATCGATGATACTGAGCGCGATGGCGTGGTTGTTGCTGACGCCAGCGTCTTGGCTGATACACTGATATCGACAATAGATTCAACCGCCAGCGGTAACTTGTTCGGATCATTAAACAACGCGTTTGGTGCTGATGGTGGGGTGACCATGTCGATCACTATTGATGGAATCACCTATGACTATAATCCGACCACGGATACGATCACACCCAACAATGGCACTCCAGTTATCTCAGGCCCGATGTTAGACGTAACAACCAGCAATTCGGGCAATCTGAATTTTGATTTTACTACAGGTGAGTATACCTACTCAGCAGACCAAAACCTGCCGCTAAATACTTCTATAGAAGAAGTTATTGATTATATTTCAGTTGACAATGACGGTGATCAAACCAGCGGTACCATTACCCTGACGGTTGTTCGCGGTGCTGATAGCGATAATGATGGCATTATTGATGCGGTTGATATCGATGATGACAATGACGGTATTATCGACACGGACGAAGATGCATTTTTGGTGGTATCACCATTCACTACGACGACGACCAATTCCAATATTCCACCAGATGGCAGCGGCACTGCCACTCAGACAATTAATTTATCGTCGTTTGGTGTGGCGATAGGGTCAACAGTAACCATTAATAACGTGTTTGCACGTGGTGATATTAATAATGATGCTCCGAATGAGTTTTTTGATCTTACATTTGTTAACTCTGATGGTAGTGGCACAGATACCATTGTTGCTAATTTACAAACGCCATTGAATGGTGGTGTGGAAGATACTATATTCCGACCTGTTACCACACTTGTAAATTTGACAGTGACAGTCGTTGATATTAGTAATGGTAATGGTGTCCCTGGATTTGTTGTACAGGGCATCACTGGCAGTGGTGTTGGTGGTGTTGGTGTTGGTGGTGTTAACGGCGTAGATTACCGTTTTGATATTGCTGGCAGTGGACTTAGCAACGATGCCGATGGCGACGGTATCATCAATAGCCTTGATGTTGACAGCGATAACGATGGCATTCTCGATAACGTCGAAGCGCAACTAATCAGCAGCAGCTATGTAGCACCAAGTGGTATTGATGCCAACAATGATGGGCTAGATGATGCCTATGGTTCTGGTTTAACCCCAGTAGATAGTGATAATGATAGTGTGCCTGACTTTATTTCACTTGATAGTAATGGCGATAATACGCTGGATGGCCAAGATGCAGCCACAACAGGCAATGACAGACTGGTGGGTGGCGATGCAACTAACGATACGCTAGATGGACTTGCCGGTGATGACCAGTTATTTGGATTGGATGGGGATGATTCTTTGGTCGGTGGTGCTGGAATAGACTTCATTTATGGCGGTCAGGGTGATGACACGCTTACCGGTGGTAGTGAAGACGATACTTTCGTCTGGCGTAATGGTGACCAGGGTACGACAGGTGCCCCAGCTAATGACGTCATTACTGATTTCACGGTTGGTGTCGGGGGTGACACACTTAACCTAGCAGATTTATTGCAGGGTGAAGAGAGCAGTGACCTCACTGACTATCTTAATTTTCAACAAAATGGTAGTAACACTGTCATTAGTATTGATACTGATGGTAGTGGTACCTTTGAGGCAAGCCAAAACATCACGTTAAGTGGTGTTGATTTAACGGCTGGTGGTTCGCTTAGTGATCAACAAATTGTTGATAGTTTGTTGGCTACTGGTAATCTGATAGTAGATTAATATTTGCTAGATGGTAGAATTTTTGGCATAAATAATACGTTGGTGGCGTTGGCGCCACCAACGACCAACGTTTTGGCTGTAACAATTTCGACCGGCCGATAAGTCCGGCCACTGAGGTCGCACAACGAATTGAGCGGGGTCTCGAAATCGCAACTAAAAACGCTACGATTGTGATTGAAAGACTAGCAGAGATTTTGTAAGCCTTTGATAAATTTGGATCTCCAGAAGTGATAATTCGCTATGCTCAGTTCTTTGGAGCCGTTGTCGTAAACTCTGACGTTCAACTTGATAAAAACATCAAGTTGTAGAACGGTTGAGTTGCCATTAAATTCCACGTCAACTAAACCAAAAAAACCTGCATAAGGCAGGTTTCTATGATTTGGTGCGCCCGGAGAGATTCGAACTCCCGACCGCCTGGTTCGTAGCCAGGTACTCTATCCAGCTGAGCTACGGGCGCGTTTGGCTGCGCATTATTGCGTAATTAATGGGTTAAGTCAAAGACTATGTAATACCCTAATCCCCGGATCGCGCGTTTCTATCCGGGGATTAGGGTAATATGTATTTGTCTTGTAACAGATTGATTCACACACTAAAGATTGTCTTACTGTACAAGCAATTTATGGTTCGTCCTCCGTTTCAACTTCACCGCTCCAGCCAGCAGCCTTAGCTTTTATAATGGCTGCATTGTGGATTTTTTGATGACGTTCAAACAGCTCTTTTGGTAAGTGACTCGCTAAGCATCCATATTTATCCCACTCGGCATTCACCTGATCTAATAAGGCATCAATTCTGACTAAGATCCAGCCTTCACAGGTTTCCGTTTCTTCAATTAGACTAAATACCCAGGCATCACGAATCATCTTTCCGATAGCGGTCATGCCGCCCTGAGCATCTTTATTAATGCCGATATAAGTGTTTTGTTTTTTCATAAGGTTTCTTTTTTAGTTATTGTTCCACATCATCAGTGTCGAGTTGCCCAGTAAGACGGCGGCGGATGTGTGACCATGAAATGCCGACAGTCAATACGGCACAAATGACTAATTCGATGACATAGATAAGTATGTCAGGTTTATCTAAAGAGAGAATATCATAATAAATCGCCAGCCAAACCAGCGTGCCGAAAAAGGCAACGGCGAGAATAATACCGATCAGGCCTAAAGAACGACCGGCAGCCCGGAGATAGACCACCCAACCAATCAGCAAAACGATACCTAAAAATGCCAACAAAGGTAGGGCGACAGCCTGATTTGGGTAATCTTTAACAAGGTGATAAAAGGAATAACCGGAGGGATTGTAGCTTGCGAAGACCAAAATGCAGGCAAAAATCAGACGTATCAAGATACCGCTACCGGTAATGGTATTTGATAACGCCATGTCTAAATCTCTATCACTTTAAATTGTCGCTTAACGGTAGAATTGGCCATCAAGTTTAATCCAACCACCTTCTATTCTGCCGCGTGGGTCATGATGTGTCCAGTGTAGTACGCCACCACGATCAGTCCATTCGTAGCGACCACGCAGGGTGATTTCGTCACCGCGTGACACTGGAACACGGTCGGCAAGGTCGATGTTGTGTGATACCAGCACGGTATGACCGCTGCTGGTCTTTGCTATAAATTTTTGATGACGAGAACCTTCGTTATCATCTGCCAAGAGTCGCGTCACTTCCATACTAATTTGCATCCAGACCTTGGAGCGTTTTTGTTTGAAACTCTGGATGAGTTGCTTGTCATCATAGGCACTTGTACTTTCTGTGGCTGATATATTTGAGTTATTGTTTATCGTTTGTTTAGTATTGTCCGCTTGAGTGGTGTCGTCAGATTCAGGAAAGCCAAAAACCAACCCCCAAACAATTAAAATAACAATGGCGACTAATGTCGTGATCTTTTTCTGTGTCATATTATTTTAGAGCTTTCTTAATCAAAGAACCCAATAAGCCGCGTACCATTTTACTGCCTAATGCCGT
Coding sequences within it:
- a CDS encoding tandem-95 repeat protein, encoding MLADNGSGIDSDADGDGLTVNSTPVSGPANGLLTLNADGTFEYIPNEDFNGTDSFTYQITDGNGATDTATVNISINAVADAVDDSQTTDEDIASTINVLNNDSFGPNAMVTGVTNGANGTVTIGSNGEVTYTPNSDFNGNDTYTYTVTTAAGNTEMATVNVTVNSVNDPPVAIDDSANTNEDTAVTVAVLPNDSDADGDMLQVTQVTDGTNGVAIVNTNGTITYTPNPDFNGTDTVTYTISDGQGGFDTATLTVTINAINDAPVIVSVDSAVVSEEGLAAGIADVVGNPTDSTDSSTFTGSYSATDVDSSVLTATFTDSTPTGLTSGGQAVTFALSNSDQTLTGSAGGSDVIRLDIDDNGGYQVTLLGPLDHPTASGENLLDFDVGISVSDGTNSTDDVINVTVEDDSPISGNLDVSLIIPPSNTNLSFIIDISGSTGGTAPVDDGNGGTVNVEILQLELQAVRDVIQAYTNLGEVRVQFTAFSTGSSSLVTWVTAAEALALIGDGSAAQRDAIFTVGGGTNYDVAVAGFQSAFSASGALDDSDPTVTNVSYFLSDGEPQTGGGSEGTNGLTGAEITAYTDFLVANDIDAFAAGFVGASQGPLDPLAYNGIDDTERDGVVVADASVLADTLISTIDSTASGNLFGSLNNAFGADGGVTMSITIDGITYDYNPTTDTITPNNGTPVISGPMLDVTTSNSGNLNFDFTTGEYTYSADQNLPLNTSIEEVIDYISVDNDGDQTSGTITLTVVRGADSDNDGIIDAVDIDDDNDGIIDTDEDAFLVVSPFTTTTTNSNIPPDGSGTATQTINLSSFGVAIGSTVTINNVFARGDINNDAPNEFFDLTFVNSDGSGTDTIVANLQTPLNGGVEDTIFRPVTTLVNLTVTVVDISNGNGVPGFVVQGITGSGVGGVGVGGVNGVDYRFDIAGSGLSNDADGDGIINSLDVDSDNDGILDNVEAQLISSSYVAPSGIDANNDGLDDAYGSGLTPVDSDNDSVPDFISLDSNGDNTLDGQDAATTGNDRLVGGDATNDTLDGLAGDDQLFGLDGDDSLVGGAGIDFIYGGQGDDTLTGGSEDDTFVWRNGDQGTTGAPANDVITDFTVGVGGDTLNLADLLQGEESSDLTDYLNFQQNGSNTVISIDTDGSGTFEASQNITLSGVDLTAGGSLSDQQIVDSLLATGNLIVD
- a CDS encoding DUF3465 domain-containing protein, with product MTQKKITTLVAIVILIVWGLVFGFPESDDTTQADNTKQTINNNSNISATESTSAYDDKQLIQSFKQKRSKVWMQISMEVTRLLADDNEGSRHQKFIAKTSSGHTVLVSHNIDLADRVPVSRGDEITLRGRYEWTDRGGVLHWTHHDPRGRIEGGWIKLDGQFYR